The DNA region CTTTTCGTAAGCAATCCATTTGGCTCCCTTCCAATCCTCAGTGCTTAGTAAGCCCATTTGCCAAAAATTGGAATCGCTCCATGCCGATTGACGACCGAAATTATCCCAAACCCGAACTTTCCAGTAATAGGTTTTGGTTGGTAAAAGCTCAGTTCCTTTATATTGTAGCTGAATAGATTGATTGGCATTTACTTTTTTGCTGTCCCAAACATCGCCAACGTTCTTGTTCAATTGACCTAAACTGCTCGAAACTAAAATTTGATAAGCCGTTTGCATCACATTGTGCCTCGCCGATTGCAACTTCCAACTCAAATTGGGTGAAGTAAGATCGATACCAATCGGGTTTTTCCGGTAGCCACAGGTCAAGTCGACAACCTTAATCTCTTGCGCAAAAAGCGAAAGGCTCATGAAGTAACACCACGAAAAGATTAGGATTTTGCTCATCGGTTTTTAACTGGCATTGTGTTAACTTTTTTACACACATGCGAAACTAAATTTGGGTTTATAAATGGTTAATGATTACTTTAATTGCTGTAAAAACCGATTTTAATACCGATTTAGTGCATTAAGCAGCATCAATTCAAATATAAATGTTTTTTTTAAATATGAAAACATATATTCGTTTTTATATTCGTACAAGATGTTGTAATCGCTAATTAAGAAAGCATTTTGTATGTTTGAAACTGTAAAAAATACGCTACAGCCAAATTTAAACCCGTATGAACGAAAAAGAATCAAAGTATCAGGCGCCCGCCTTGGATAAGGGACTTGATATATTGGAATATTTATCTGCGCAATCTATCCCATTATCGCAAACTGAGATTGCCATTGGTATCGAAAAAACGCCAAATGAAATCTATCGCATGCTGATGAGCTTAGAAAGTCGGGGTTATATTTTACGTGATGAGGTTTCGGGAAAATACAGGCTTTCGCTCAAACTTTTTTACCTTTCGCATAGGCACTCGCCGATGGACGAGCTGCGCAAGGCGGCCCAGTTTCCGTTAGAGGAATTGGCCAATACGGTGCGCCAATCGTGCCATTTGAGTATTTTGTACATGAACCAGGTGATGGTTATTATTCACGCCAAAAGCCCGGGGCCGATTGCGCTTTCTATTGAAGAAGGGAATTTATTTCCGCTGCCTTTAACGGCATCTGGCAAGGTTTTGTTGGCTTTTATGCCCGAGGGAGAACGTAAAACGACGTTGAAAAACAACAGCATTTATAAAAAATACAACAAGGCGCAACAAGAAAATTTTTTAAGTTCGTTAACCGAAATTCAACAAGCAGGTTCGTATTTTAAAAACAGTGATACGGTATCTGGCGTAACCGATATTTC from Pedobacter endophyticus includes:
- a CDS encoding IclR family transcriptional regulator — protein: MNEKESKYQAPALDKGLDILEYLSAQSIPLSQTEIAIGIEKTPNEIYRMLMSLESRGYILRDEVSGKYRLSLKLFYLSHRHSPMDELRKAAQFPLEELANTVRQSCHLSILYMNQVMVIIHAKSPGPIALSIEEGNLFPLPLTASGKVLLAFMPEGERKTTLKNNSIYKKYNKAQQENFLSSLTEIQQAGSYFKNSDTVSGVTDISVPVGIENNSGIIACLTISMLNALNADKAIQSEVILAEAYKCVKKIEQRIGV